A portion of the Stella humosa genome contains these proteins:
- a CDS encoding TonB-dependent receptor, with the protein MTKSAKGPQRPARPSARVSRHVLALATAGAAMTPAVAMAQTAVQIPGVSVTAPQPEPYKADVVQSPKFTAPLLDTPRTVTVIPKEMIQDRGSTSLTDVLRTTPGITLGAAEGGVAFGDRPFVRGFDAQNDIFIDGFRDQGSQFRDPFNIEQVEVVKGPSSAFTGRGSTGGSINIVTKRPNERNSIAGDLTVGTGWTKRATVDVNQKVYDTVAVRVAAMVHDGEIAGRDEVEQKRWGIAPSVTFGLGRPTQVTLSYYHVQGEGVPDYGHPFDPRTNKPVKVDRDNFYGLLSRDFQDYQVDTAAAEFTHDFSDATRFRSRVQYSRSTNDYVVTVPAFPDGTDYTKVRRNVRQRDSRNEIIANQTDITTEFQTGFLRHRLSTGVELVHERNRTVGREFNDASTGLYGQTIQQAFTNAPAADLENPNPKDPWSGAYRSTTATRTKATTVSAFVFDTVKIGEQFELSGGARVDHFEAKSGINKSEDTSFNWQIGAVWKPLRNGSVYASYGTSTNPSAEGLSVSTATASLDPEKNANYEIGTKWNFLQDRLSLSAAAFRSEKTNARVNDAGGVTVLDGERRVDGFEVGIQGAITDDWKIFGGYSYMKSKIVDDGPAAFNDGNEMANVAPHSFSIWSTYRFLKDWQIGGGAFYNSERWANDANTRKVPGYWRFDAMASYDVTENVGLRLNVQNLFDKKYYDAGYTSGGFAYVGPGRTILLTTAVKF; encoded by the coding sequence ATGACCAAGTCCGCCAAGGGGCCACAGCGCCCTGCCCGCCCATCCGCGCGCGTCTCGCGCCACGTGCTGGCCCTTGCCACGGCCGGCGCCGCCATGACGCCCGCCGTCGCCATGGCGCAAACGGCCGTCCAGATTCCGGGCGTCAGCGTCACCGCACCGCAGCCGGAGCCCTACAAGGCCGACGTGGTGCAGTCGCCCAAGTTCACCGCACCGCTGCTGGACACGCCGCGCACCGTCACGGTCATCCCCAAGGAGATGATCCAGGACCGCGGCTCGACCTCGCTGACCGACGTGCTGCGCACCACGCCCGGCATCACGCTGGGTGCGGCCGAGGGCGGCGTCGCCTTCGGCGACCGGCCATTCGTGCGCGGCTTCGATGCCCAGAACGACATCTTCATCGACGGCTTCCGCGACCAGGGCTCGCAGTTCCGCGACCCCTTCAACATCGAGCAGGTGGAAGTCGTGAAGGGCCCGAGTTCGGCCTTCACCGGCCGCGGCTCGACCGGCGGCTCGATCAACATCGTCACCAAGCGCCCGAACGAGCGCAATTCCATCGCCGGCGACCTGACGGTCGGCACCGGCTGGACCAAGCGTGCCACGGTCGACGTGAACCAGAAGGTCTACGACACGGTGGCCGTGCGGGTCGCCGCGATGGTGCATGACGGCGAGATCGCCGGCCGCGACGAGGTCGAGCAGAAGCGCTGGGGCATCGCGCCGTCCGTCACCTTCGGGCTCGGCCGGCCGACCCAGGTGACGCTCAGCTACTACCATGTGCAGGGCGAGGGCGTGCCGGACTACGGCCATCCGTTCGACCCGCGCACCAACAAGCCGGTCAAAGTCGACCGCGACAATTTCTACGGCCTGCTGTCGCGCGACTTCCAGGACTACCAGGTCGATACCGCCGCAGCCGAATTCACCCACGACTTCAGCGACGCGACGCGGTTCCGCAGCCGGGTCCAGTACAGCCGCTCGACCAACGACTACGTCGTCACCGTCCCGGCCTTCCCGGACGGCACCGACTACACCAAGGTCCGCCGCAACGTCCGCCAGCGCGACAGCCGCAACGAGATCATCGCCAACCAGACCGACATCACCACGGAATTCCAGACCGGATTCCTGCGCCACCGCCTGTCGACCGGCGTCGAACTGGTGCACGAGCGCAACCGCACCGTGGGCCGCGAGTTCAACGATGCCTCGACCGGCCTCTACGGCCAGACCATCCAGCAGGCCTTCACCAACGCGCCGGCAGCCGACCTCGAGAATCCCAACCCGAAGGACCCCTGGTCGGGCGCCTACCGCAGCACGACGGCCACCCGCACCAAGGCCACCACCGTCTCGGCCTTCGTCTTCGACACCGTGAAGATCGGCGAGCAGTTCGAGTTGTCGGGCGGCGCGCGTGTCGACCATTTCGAGGCCAAGAGCGGCATCAACAAGTCGGAGGACACATCCTTCAACTGGCAGATCGGCGCGGTGTGGAAGCCGCTGCGAAACGGCAGCGTCTATGCCTCCTACGGCACCTCGACCAACCCTTCGGCCGAGGGGCTGTCGGTCAGCACGGCGACCGCTTCGCTGGATCCTGAAAAGAACGCCAACTACGAGATCGGCACCAAGTGGAACTTCCTGCAGGATCGGCTGTCGCTGTCGGCCGCCGCCTTCCGCTCGGAAAAGACCAACGCCCGCGTCAACGACGCAGGCGGAGTGACGGTGCTGGACGGCGAGCGCCGGGTGGATGGGTTCGAGGTCGGCATCCAGGGCGCCATCACGGACGACTGGAAGATCTTCGGCGGCTACAGCTACATGAAGAGCAAGATCGTCGATGACGGGCCGGCGGCCTTCAACGACGGCAACGAGATGGCCAACGTCGCCCCGCACAGCTTCAGCATCTGGTCGACCTACCGGTTCCTCAAGGACTGGCAGATCGGCGGCGGCGCCTTCTACAACAGCGAGCGCTGGGCCAACGACGCCAACACCCGAAAGGTGCCCGGCTACTGGCGCTTCGACGCCATGGCCAGCTACGACGTGACCGAGAATGTGGGCCTGCGCCTCAACGTGCAGAACCTCTTCGACAAGAAGTACTACGACGCCGGCTACACCAGCGGCGGCTTCGCCTATGTCGGGCCCGGCCGGACCATCCTGCTGACGACCGCGGTGAAGTTCTGA
- the pobA gene encoding 4-hydroxybenzoate 3-monooxygenase, translated as MRTQVGIVGAGPAGLILAHLLRRAGIDSVVLEARSRPHVESRIRAGVLEQGTVDLIAAAGLGARMQREGLVHHGIELRFAGRRHRIDLHGLSGGRAITVYGQHELVKDLIAARLADGDPIRFGVEDVRPEAIDSARPRLRFRQDGAEHVLECDFIAGCDGFHGVCRGAIPAGALTIHERHYPFAWLGILAEAPPVSEELIYAGHARGFALFSMRSPTLSRLYLQCAPDEDPDDWSEDRLWSELSTRLAVDGGVALPQGPIVQKGVTGMRSFVAEPMRFGRLFLAGDAAHIVPPTGAKGLNLAVADVQVLARALAGFFGGTGTAGLDGYSATCLDRVWRVQRFSWWMTALLHRFPDEDPFDRRLRAAELAQLADLPAAAAVLACNYVGLPIA; from the coding sequence ATGCGCACCCAGGTCGGAATCGTGGGTGCCGGTCCGGCCGGGCTCATCCTGGCCCACCTGCTGCGCCGGGCCGGGATCGACAGCGTCGTGCTGGAGGCGCGCTCGCGGCCCCATGTCGAGAGCCGCATCCGCGCCGGCGTGCTGGAGCAGGGCACCGTCGACCTGATCGCGGCGGCCGGGCTGGGTGCGCGCATGCAGCGCGAGGGGCTGGTCCATCACGGCATCGAGCTGCGGTTCGCCGGCAGGCGCCACCGCATCGACCTGCACGGCTTGAGTGGCGGCCGTGCCATCACCGTCTATGGCCAGCACGAGCTGGTGAAGGACCTGATCGCCGCCCGCCTGGCGGACGGCGACCCGATCCGCTTCGGCGTCGAGGATGTCCGGCCGGAGGCGATCGACAGCGCGCGCCCGCGCCTGCGCTTCCGCCAGGACGGGGCCGAGCATGTCCTGGAGTGCGACTTCATCGCCGGCTGCGACGGCTTCCACGGCGTCTGCCGGGGGGCGATCCCCGCAGGCGCCCTGACGATCCACGAGCGCCACTATCCCTTTGCCTGGCTGGGTATCCTGGCCGAGGCGCCGCCGGTGTCCGAGGAACTGATCTATGCCGGGCATGCGCGCGGCTTCGCGCTGTTCAGCATGCGCTCGCCCACGCTGTCCCGCCTCTACCTGCAATGCGCCCCGGACGAGGATCCGGACGACTGGTCGGAGGACCGGCTGTGGTCGGAACTGTCGACCCGTCTGGCGGTCGATGGCGGGGTCGCGCTGCCGCAGGGGCCGATCGTCCAAAAGGGCGTGACCGGCATGCGCAGCTTCGTCGCCGAGCCCATGCGCTTCGGCCGGCTGTTCCTGGCCGGCGATGCCGCCCACATCGTGCCGCCGACGGGCGCCAAGGGCCTCAACCTGGCCGTGGCCGACGTGCAGGTGCTGGCCCGCGCGCTGGCGGGGTTCTTCGGCGGTACCGGCACCGCCGGTCTCGACGGCTATTCGGCCACCTGCCTGGACCGGGTGTGGCGGGTGCAGCGGTTCTCGTGGTGGATGACCGCGCTGCTGCACCGCTTTCCCGACGAGGATCCGTTCGACCGCCGGCTGCGCGCGGCCGAACTGGCGCAGCTGGCGGACCTGCCGGCGGCAGCGGCGGTGCTCGCCTGCAACTATGTCGGCCTGCCGATAGCGTAG
- a CDS encoding tetratricopeptide repeat protein yields the protein MTAQETAERRQRARAALQRRDFAAARREVERLVADEPGNPDGHGLLGSIRNETGDAAGAAESFATALRLRPGHGPTAHLLAAALLRLGDIDRALAVLAPAAAAAPDDAPLQATHAVALVRAERLAEAAEAAERATRRDPSLVPAWMNLGTARRLQGDNAGALAATDEAVRRQPDLAEAHVNRALALLSLGRMDEGWTEHDWYWRQAHTPPRPLPQPWWDGSAVQGRIAVWGDQGIGDQLWASAYIPDMVRAGHRLVLECPERAAGLFARSFPDIEVVAATDPVDARLTAPDIVAQTPLSRLAAIAWRRHGRTSRPDARLTPDPNHVAAIRARYRNLAGDRRILGIAWRSRKPDGQIFEVPLVRWEPLLRDRGLFVVNLQYGDTRDERIRTQEWFGTAPYHDEAIDAVADIDGFAAQVVALDGVATVVNATVATALAVGTPAIVAVRRFQPDWRYPPGAETSPWLPGARLVRQQAGDRWDDVMTRMVVLATA from the coding sequence ATGACGGCGCAGGAAACGGCAGAGCGGCGGCAACGGGCACGGGCGGCGCTGCAGCGCCGGGACTTCGCGGCCGCCCGCCGCGAGGTCGAACGGCTGGTCGCCGACGAGCCGGGCAACCCGGACGGGCATGGCCTGCTGGGCTCCATCCGCAACGAGACCGGCGACGCGGCGGGCGCGGCCGAGTCCTTTGCCACAGCACTCCGCCTGCGGCCGGGCCACGGCCCCACCGCCCACCTGCTGGCGGCCGCCCTGCTGCGGCTGGGCGACATCGACCGGGCCTTGGCGGTACTGGCGCCGGCGGCGGCCGCCGCCCCCGACGATGCCCCGCTGCAGGCCACCCACGCCGTGGCCCTGGTCCGCGCCGAGCGCCTGGCCGAGGCGGCCGAGGCGGCCGAACGCGCGACGCGCCGCGATCCCTCCCTCGTGCCCGCCTGGATGAACCTCGGCACAGCGCGCCGGCTGCAGGGCGACAATGCCGGCGCGCTGGCGGCCACCGACGAGGCGGTGCGGCGCCAGCCCGACCTGGCCGAAGCGCACGTCAACCGGGCGCTGGCGCTGCTGTCGCTGGGCCGCATGGACGAGGGCTGGACGGAGCACGACTGGTACTGGCGCCAGGCCCACACCCCGCCGCGCCCCCTGCCCCAGCCGTGGTGGGATGGCAGCGCCGTCCAGGGCCGCATCGCCGTCTGGGGCGACCAGGGCATCGGCGACCAGCTCTGGGCCAGCGCCTATATTCCCGACATGGTCCGGGCCGGCCACCGGCTGGTGCTGGAATGCCCGGAGCGCGCGGCCGGCCTGTTCGCCCGCAGCTTTCCCGACATCGAGGTGGTGGCGGCCACCGACCCGGTCGACGCGCGCCTGACCGCCCCCGACATCGTCGCCCAAACCCCGCTGTCACGCCTGGCCGCGATCGCCTGGCGCCGGCATGGCCGCACCAGCCGGCCGGATGCGCGCCTGACGCCCGATCCCAACCACGTCGCTGCAATCCGCGCCCGCTACCGGAATCTGGCCGGCGATCGTCGCATCCTCGGCATCGCCTGGCGCAGCCGCAAGCCGGACGGGCAGATCTTCGAAGTGCCGCTCGTGCGCTGGGAGCCGCTGCTGCGCGACCGCGGTCTGTTCGTCGTCAACCTCCAGTATGGCGACACCCGCGACGAGCGCATTCGCACCCAGGAATGGTTCGGCACCGCGCCCTATCATGACGAGGCGATCGACGCGGTGGCCGACATCGACGGCTTCGCGGCCCAGGTGGTCGCCCTCGATGGCGTCGCCACGGTGGTGAACGCGACGGTGGCGACCGCCCTGGCCGTCGGCACCCCCGCCATCGTCGCCGTCCGCCGCTTCCAGCCCGACTGGCGCTACCCCCCCGGCGCCGAGACCAGCCCCTGGCTGCCCGGCGCGCGCCTGGTGCGGCAGCAGGCGGGCGATCGCTGGGACGACGTGATGACGCGCATGGTCGTGCTGGCCACGGCATGA
- a CDS encoding peptidase: MTYCVGLLLSEGLVMLADTRTNAGVDNISTFRKLHFFEVPGERTICIASAGNLGVTQAVMNLLTEGFESEATGTIESLYTVPSMFRAAQLTGEAVRKVWHLDGEAMRQQSIGFEVTLLLGGQIAGRQLRLFLCYSAGNFIEATEDTPFLQIGEHKYGKPILDRAVQFGTAMADGVKLALISMDSTLRSNLTVGLPIDLMVFRRNAERAEINRRIGEDDPYFRMIRERWSAALRDAHRAIPRPDWMPESTS, encoded by the coding sequence ATGACCTATTGCGTAGGACTGCTCCTCTCCGAGGGCCTGGTGATGCTGGCCGACACCCGCACCAATGCCGGCGTCGACAACATCTCGACCTTCCGCAAGCTCCATTTCTTCGAGGTGCCGGGGGAGCGCACCATCTGCATCGCGTCCGCGGGCAATCTCGGCGTCACCCAGGCGGTGATGAACCTGCTGACCGAGGGGTTCGAGAGCGAGGCCACGGGCACGATCGAGAGCCTCTACACCGTGCCCAGCATGTTCCGCGCGGCCCAGTTGACGGGCGAGGCGGTACGCAAGGTCTGGCACCTGGACGGCGAGGCGATGCGCCAGCAAAGCATCGGCTTCGAGGTGACGCTGCTGCTGGGCGGGCAAATCGCCGGGCGTCAGTTGCGCCTGTTCCTGTGCTATTCGGCCGGCAACTTCATCGAGGCGACGGAGGACACGCCCTTCCTCCAGATCGGCGAGCACAAGTACGGCAAACCCATCCTCGACCGCGCGGTGCAGTTCGGGACCGCCATGGCCGATGGGGTGAAGCTGGCCCTGATCTCGATGGATTCGACCTTGCGCTCGAACCTGACGGTCGGCCTGCCGATCGACCTGATGGTGTTCCGGCGCAATGCCGAGCGGGCCGAGATCAACCGTCGGATCGGCGAGGACGACCCCTATTTCCGCATGATCCGCGAGCGCTGGTCGGCGGCTCTCCGCGATGCCCACCGCGCCATCCCGCGGCCGGACTGGATGCCCGAGAGCACGTCCTGA
- a CDS encoding inositol monophosphatase family protein: MIAASLHRGVEDLLRQTADAVILPRFRSLAAGEIVEKSPGEVVTVADREAEALLSRGLLALLPGSTVVGEEATAADDGLRAAISGSERAWLVDPLDGTANFVAGSPHFAVMVALLARGRTVAAWMLQPATGLLAAAEAGAGATIDGQRVRVSEAAPAGPATGAVFTRFLPPDVRAGVDAGRHRLGPILPGLRCAGWEYPAIVAGRQDFALFWRSEPWDHAPGALFLAEAGGRVGRPDGSAYVPGDGRAGLLVARSAAIWDEVAAALSLA; the protein is encoded by the coding sequence ATGATCGCGGCCAGCCTGCACCGGGGCGTCGAAGATCTGCTGCGGCAAACCGCCGACGCCGTCATCCTGCCCCGCTTCCGCAGCCTGGCGGCGGGCGAGATCGTCGAGAAATCGCCGGGCGAGGTCGTGACGGTGGCCGACCGCGAGGCCGAGGCCTTGCTGTCGCGCGGCCTGCTGGCGCTGCTGCCGGGCTCGACCGTGGTGGGCGAGGAGGCGACCGCGGCCGATGACGGCCTGCGCGCGGCCATATCCGGGTCCGAGCGCGCGTGGCTGGTCGACCCGCTGGACGGCACCGCCAATTTCGTCGCCGGCAGCCCGCATTTCGCGGTGATGGTGGCGCTGCTGGCCCGTGGCCGGACGGTGGCCGCCTGGATGCTGCAACCGGCCACCGGCCTGCTGGCCGCAGCCGAGGCCGGGGCCGGCGCCACGATCGACGGCCAGCGGGTGCGGGTGTCGGAGGCTGCCCCCGCGGGGCCGGCAACCGGCGCGGTGTTCACCCGCTTCCTGCCGCCCGACGTGCGGGCCGGCGTCGATGCCGGCCGCCACCGGCTGGGTCCGATTCTGCCTGGCTTGCGCTGCGCCGGGTGGGAATATCCCGCCATCGTCGCCGGCCGGCAGGACTTCGCGCTCTTCTGGCGCAGCGAGCCCTGGGACCATGCGCCGGGCGCCCTCTTCCTGGCCGAGGCCGGCGGCCGCGTGGGGCGGCCGGACGGCAGCGCCTATGTGCCGGGCGACGGCCGGGCCGGCCTGCTGGTCGCGCGCTCGGCCGCGATCTGGGACGAGGTGGCAGCGGCGCTGTCGCTCGCCTGA
- a CDS encoding MFS transporter, whose product MTHPASASLATNPWTVVAATTAVQALASATTLSVPTIAPRLAEMLGVSPALIGYQTTFIYSGAMATSVIGGAFVRRLGAGRASQAALVLAILGALLVIGGQLWTIALGSIVMGLGYGLTNPAASHLLMRFARGPRLNLIFSIKQTGVPWGGMLAGLMLPPVALAFGWRWAVALVAVLALGLLLALALARRQWDDDRDPTHGLRQNPFAAVLLVWRSRPLRYLSFASMALSLTQMCVLAFMTTLLVSEAGFGLVEAGFVVAIMQVAGVLGRVGWGLVADRIGDGFITLMVVTGLAVLACLAASQLTPAWPAWAVYGVGALFGSTAVGWNGVFMAEVARQAPPDRIGVATGGCMMLTFSSIIFGPALFGIVSVAIGSYALTYLVVAGVASLGGLSLVVARRVARAGAAVPRT is encoded by the coding sequence GTGACCCATCCGGCATCCGCCTCGCTCGCGACCAATCCCTGGACCGTCGTCGCCGCCACCACCGCCGTGCAGGCGCTGGCGTCGGCCACCACCCTGTCGGTGCCGACGATCGCGCCCCGGCTGGCCGAGATGCTGGGCGTCTCGCCCGCCTTGATCGGCTACCAGACGACCTTCATCTACTCCGGCGCCATGGCGACCTCGGTGATCGGCGGTGCCTTCGTGCGCCGGCTGGGGGCCGGCCGGGCCAGCCAGGCCGCGCTGGTGCTGGCGATCCTCGGCGCCCTGCTGGTGATCGGCGGCCAGCTCTGGACGATCGCGCTGGGCTCGATCGTCATGGGGTTGGGCTACGGGCTGACCAATCCGGCCGCCTCGCACCTGCTGATGCGCTTTGCCCGCGGGCCGCGCCTCAACCTCATCTTCTCGATCAAGCAGACCGGCGTGCCCTGGGGCGGCATGCTGGCCGGGCTGATGCTGCCGCCGGTAGCGCTGGCCTTCGGCTGGCGCTGGGCGGTGGCGCTGGTGGCGGTGCTGGCGCTGGGGCTGCTGTTGGCGCTGGCGCTGGCGCGCCGTCAATGGGACGACGACCGCGACCCGACTCACGGCTTGCGCCAGAACCCGTTTGCCGCCGTCCTGCTCGTCTGGCGCTCGCGGCCGCTGCGCTACCTGTCCTTCGCGTCGATGGCTTTGTCGCTGACGCAGATGTGCGTCCTGGCCTTCATGACGACGCTGCTGGTGTCGGAAGCCGGCTTCGGGTTGGTCGAGGCGGGCTTCGTCGTCGCCATCATGCAGGTGGCCGGCGTGCTGGGCCGCGTCGGCTGGGGACTGGTGGCCGATCGCATCGGCGACGGGTTCATCACCCTGATGGTGGTGACCGGGCTGGCGGTGCTGGCGTGCCTGGCCGCCTCGCAACTGACACCCGCCTGGCCGGCCTGGGCGGTCTATGGCGTCGGCGCGCTGTTCGGGTCTACCGCGGTCGGCTGGAACGGCGTCTTCATGGCCGAAGTGGCGCGCCAGGCGCCGCCCGACCGGATCGGCGTCGCGACCGGCGGCTGCATGATGCTGACCTTTTCCAGCATCATCTTCGGGCCGGCACTGTTCGGCATCGTCAGCGTTGCAATCGGCAGCTACGCGCTGACCTACCTCGTGGTGGCGGGTGTTGCCAGCCTCGGCGGCCTCAGCCTCGTCGTCGCGCGGCGGGTGGCCCGGGCCGGGGCGGCGGTGCCGCGAACATGA
- a CDS encoding circularly permuted type 2 ATP-grasp protein, producing the protein MATAFDEMGNGDSCRMPYRTVSEWLASTPPEVFAHKRREAEILFRRIGITFAVYGEGGDPERLIPFDIVPRVLGASEWDFLARGLEQRAKALNAFIHDVYHERAIIRAGKVPESLVLQNESYLKAMQGFSVPGRVYTHIAGIDVVRVTENEFYVLEDNCRTPSGVSYMLEGREVMMRLFPDLFARHRVQPVSRYPEALLETLRSVAPPACKDEPVAVLLTPGPYNSAYYEHSFLADEMGVELVEGPDLFVDDDIVYMRTTQGPKRVDVIYRRIDDDFLDPLAFRPDSALGVPGLMRAYRAGTVTLANAVGAGIADDKAVYIHVPEMVRFYLGEEPILKNVPTWSCAKPDERAYVLEHLAELVVKDVHGSGGYGMLVGPHASKAERAAFAEKIKAGPERYIAQPTLALSTCPTFVDAGVAPRHVDLRPFVLVGADQVRIVPGGLTRVALRDGSLVVNSSQGGGTKDTWVLEG; encoded by the coding sequence ATGGCGACAGCATTCGACGAGATGGGGAATGGGGATAGCTGCCGGATGCCCTACCGGACGGTCAGCGAGTGGTTGGCCTCGACACCGCCCGAAGTCTTCGCCCACAAGCGGCGCGAGGCGGAGATCCTGTTCCGGCGGATCGGCATCACCTTCGCAGTCTATGGCGAGGGCGGCGACCCCGAGCGGCTGATCCCGTTCGACATCGTGCCCCGGGTGCTGGGCGCATCGGAATGGGACTTTCTGGCGCGCGGGCTGGAGCAGCGGGCAAAGGCGCTGAACGCCTTCATCCACGATGTCTATCACGAGCGGGCGATCATCCGCGCCGGCAAGGTGCCGGAATCGCTGGTCCTGCAGAACGAGAGCTACCTCAAGGCGATGCAGGGCTTCTCGGTGCCGGGGCGGGTCTATACCCATATCGCCGGCATCGATGTCGTCCGCGTCACCGAGAACGAGTTCTACGTGCTGGAGGACAATTGCCGCACGCCGTCCGGCGTGTCCTACATGCTGGAGGGGCGCGAGGTGATGATGCGCCTCTTCCCCGACCTCTTCGCGCGCCACCGCGTGCAGCCCGTGTCGCGCTATCCCGAGGCGCTGCTGGAGACGTTGCGCTCGGTGGCGCCACCCGCCTGCAAGGACGAGCCGGTGGCCGTCCTGCTGACGCCCGGCCCCTACAACAGCGCCTACTACGAGCACTCGTTCCTGGCCGACGAGATGGGGGTCGAGCTGGTCGAGGGGCCGGACCTCTTCGTCGACGACGACATCGTCTACATGCGCACGACCCAGGGGCCCAAGCGCGTCGACGTGATCTACCGGCGAATCGACGACGACTTTCTGGACCCGCTCGCCTTCCGTCCCGATTCGGCGCTGGGAGTGCCGGGCCTGATGCGTGCCTATCGCGCAGGCACCGTCACCCTGGCGAATGCGGTCGGCGCCGGCATCGCCGACGACAAGGCGGTCTATATCCACGTGCCCGAGATGGTGCGCTTCTACCTGGGCGAGGAGCCGATCCTGAAGAACGTGCCGACCTGGTCCTGCGCCAAGCCCGACGAGCGGGCCTATGTGCTGGAGCACCTGGCGGAACTGGTGGTGAAGGACGTGCACGGGTCGGGCGGCTACGGCATGCTGGTCGGCCCCCATGCCAGCAAGGCCGAGCGCGCGGCCTTCGCCGAGAAGATCAAGGCCGGGCCCGAGCGCTACATCGCCCAGCCGACCCTGGCGCTCTCGACCTGTCCCACCTTCGTCGATGCCGGGGTGGCGCCGCGCCATGTCGACCTGCGGCCGTTCGTGCTGGTGGGGGCCGACCAGGTGCGCATCGTTCCCGGCGGGCTGACCCGGGTGGCGTTGCGCGACGGCTCGCTGGTGGTCAATTCCAGCCAGGGGGGCGGCACCAAGGACACCTGGGTGCTGGAGGGTTGA
- a CDS encoding alpha-E domain-containing protein → MLSRTADNLFWLARYMERAENMARILEAGYRLAAMGTVVGGGHTEWHSTIIAAGCETGFYEKHAEATAEAAIDYLARDPDNPSSILSCIQTARRNGRAVRTALSADMWDAVNGSWLQARAFRDEDFAPDTVRRVLDWVKERSLLFTGCVGSTMMRNDAYWFTRLGTFLERADSTARILDVKYNVLLPTYETIGGGLDYVQWTAVLRAVSAARAYHWIYRREVKPWLVAELLILKPEMPRSLAACFIEITRTLELLSAAYGRQGEADRLAGQIHANLRFTRIDDIFQMGLHEFLTQFIDSNVRLGHEVSKQYLT, encoded by the coding sequence ATGCTGAGCCGGACCGCAGACAATCTTTTCTGGCTCGCCCGCTACATGGAGCGGGCGGAGAACATGGCCCGCATCCTGGAGGCCGGCTACCGGCTGGCGGCGATGGGCACCGTCGTCGGCGGCGGCCATACGGAGTGGCACTCGACCATCATCGCCGCCGGCTGCGAGACCGGCTTCTACGAGAAGCATGCCGAGGCGACGGCCGAGGCCGCCATCGACTACCTGGCGCGCGACCCCGACAACCCGTCCTCGATCCTGTCCTGCATCCAGACCGCTCGGCGCAACGGCCGGGCGGTGCGCACGGCGCTCTCGGCCGACATGTGGGATGCGGTGAACGGATCCTGGCTGCAGGCGCGCGCCTTCCGCGACGAGGATTTCGCGCCCGACACGGTGCGCCGGGTGCTGGATTGGGTGAAGGAGCGCTCGCTGCTCTTCACCGGCTGCGTCGGCTCGACGATGATGCGCAACGACGCCTACTGGTTCACGCGCCTCGGCACCTTCCTCGAGCGGGCGGACAGCACGGCCCGTATCCTCGACGTGAAGTACAATGTGCTGCTGCCGACCTACGAGACGATCGGCGGCGGGCTGGACTATGTGCAGTGGACGGCCGTCCTGCGCGCGGTGTCGGCTGCCCGGGCCTATCACTGGATCTACCGCCGCGAGGTGAAGCCGTGGCTGGTGGCCGAGTTGCTGATCCTGAAGCCGGAGATGCCGCGGTCGCTGGCCGCCTGCTTCATCGAGATCACGCGCACCCTGGAACTGCTGTCGGCCGCCTATGGCCGCCAGGGCGAGGCCGACCGCCTGGCCGGGCAGATCCATGCCAACCTGCGCTTCACCCGCATCGACGACATCTTCCAGATGGGATTGCACGAATTCCTGACGCAATTCATCGATAGCAACGTCCGGCTCGGGCACGAGGTGTCCAAGCAATACCTGACCTGA
- the hemP gene encoding hemin uptake protein HemP translates to MNGRIADPGHHPAGGKTSDTPPELADQTGLRRLDAGHLLGGGRECIIVHGGAEYRLRITSNGKLILTK, encoded by the coding sequence ATGAACGGCAGGATCGCCGATCCCGGGCACCACCCGGCGGGCGGCAAGACCAGCGACACGCCACCGGAACTGGCGGACCAGACAGGCCTGCGTCGGCTCGATGCCGGCCACCTGCTGGGCGGCGGCCGCGAATGCATCATCGTCCATGGCGGCGCCGAATACCGGCTGCGCATCACGAGCAACGGCAAGCTGATCCTCACCAAGTAA